TTCAgaccctaaccctaaccctaaccctaaccctaaccctaaccctaaccctaaccctaaccctaaccctaaccctaaccctaaccctaaccctaaccctaaccctaaccctaaccctaaccctaaccctaaccctaaccctaaccctaaccctaaccctaaccctaaccctaaccctaacccaATATAACTTTAATGAGAAGGCTGCAAAGGGTTTTCGGCCAACAGGCAAGCAAACAACCAGAAGGGCAAACAAGAAAGCAGGCCGGTAAACAGACAAGCAGACAGCCAAGGACTGGAGGCAAGAAGACAGAGACATGGACCGACAGACGGAATAGAGCCACAACATGTAAGCGTGTCCTGGACTATATGGTACAAAATGTAATTCGCAGAATGATTGAAGATGTAATGTATCGTTTCAACGTATTCTTCCAACTTGGAGAGGAGTCCTCGGTGCATGTCAAACTTTAGCTAAACGAAATAGCGCCCTTCTCTAAGCATCTCCTCGGCAAACTTGAAGCTGGCAGAGACCGCCTCCGCTACATCCGATCCATTCGCCAAGTGCGCCGCAATCGTCGCTACGTGACTATTAGCATTGTCACTCATCTTTGTGGGCTCGTTCTGGGACTCACGAGGAATGCTATAACTTGCGCCAAAAAAGCGTGTCGGATTTGGAAACCGCAAAGTCGCCATGATCGGATCGGCTCCTCCGCACAGAACGTAATGCAACGTCGTCATTCCATCGCTTTCGTCAAAGACCTCACGTTTGATGATGACGTTCTTCGGACCCAGACGTCGAAGCGCATTGGCCATTGACTTGACATCGTCAAGGCTTTGCGGGTACGGCATCGGGATGCTTGCTTCATCTAATAGTATCTTGGCCTCCGGAACCGTTGCCGAGAGCACGTCGATCGACGGCAAGATTTCCTCCCTGAGCGCAGCAACATGAATGGCCGCCGACTCTGGGGAACCCGTTTTGAGGAGCGGTTCGGTGTCTATGATGGATACTAGGTGCCCACGTAACAAGACCGTAGATACGGCTTGAAAGGCGGCATGAGACAGAAGCGCTCCTAGTTCCGTGTTAGATGTGATTGCAGCTCGTCGCTAATAATGCTTACCAATCTTGACCACAGAATACGTAAAGCCCGCCTCAAGAGCAGCAATCTGACCGTCAAGTTCTGATGCCGGTGTCTCGATCACTGTCGGGGCGCTTCCGTTTCGAGTGACGGAGCCAGTTGAAATGAGTGACACCGGGACTCCCTGCGCCATCACGGCCTTTTTGTCGGCGTCCAGGCCCCTGAATTCCCGGATGAGTTAGCATGATGA
This region of Purpureocillium takamizusanense chromosome 9, complete sequence genomic DNA includes:
- a CDS encoding uncharacterized protein (EggNog:ENOG50KOG2598~COG:H); this translates as MEAKGVLVFGCSDTLANMGLDADKKAVMAQGVPVSLISTGSVTRNGSAPTVIETPASELDGQIAALEAGFTYSVVKIGALLSHAAFQAVSTVLLRGHLVSIIDTEPLLKTGSPESAAIHVAALREEILPSIDVLSATVPEAKILLDEASIPMPYPQSLDDVKSMANALRRLGPKNVIIKREVFDESDGMTTLHYVLCGGADPIMATLRFPNPTRFFGASYSIPPTIAAHLANGSDVAEAVSASFKFAEEMLREGRYFV